From Drosophila yakuba strain Tai18E2 chromosome 2L, Prin_Dyak_Tai18E2_2.1, whole genome shotgun sequence, one genomic window encodes:
- the LOC6527684 gene encoding uncharacterized protein LOC6527684 isoform X7, translating into MNKVELKHKNKDQGPCARVRKIRPINMGGNVEQRPWTPTVRIGRIAAETTNPGPATVQLPTLIGSKVPDSKKKAAPSYSFGHKLGGKYDTSGPGPAQYNVTGMRAKGRDYPRAATLQSRPKELTRFSNPGPGEYDVVPAAKAVIDATPKYTFGQRPVALKTFQIPGPNHYQVVPLDVVKRRAPRYSFRIKVNVYLVNNPAPNSYCPERVTQSKKNAPRYTFGRRTKIEHDQGTPAPGAYCPEKVKLNKTPEFSFGIKHHEQRPDYTPAPGAYEPEKCVLSRTPAFSFGHRAELAKSSDTPAPGTYNPEKVRMDHTPAFTLSGRPETRSVSETPAPGSYAPEKYRNDRTPAFTFGGKHEQRLESSTPAPGDYCPEKVRHDHNPAFSFSGRHDLHKPSDTPAPGAYSPEKVRQDHTPAFSMAGKYTQKVSSDSPAPGDYCPEKVRLDHTPAYSFGVKSDPKVENSTPAPGDYHPEKVRQDHNPAFSFGGRPELQKPDYTPAPGAYFPEKVRLDHNPAFSMAGKHDSKISSDTPAPGDYSPEKVRQDTNLAYSFAGRHDLHKPSETPAPGAYSPEKVRLDHNPAFTMAGKYDQKILNGTPAPGDYSPEKCRLDHTPAYSFGGKNDPKVENHTPAPGDYHPEKVRLDHNPAFSFAGRHDLHKPSDTPAPGAYSPEKVRQDHNPAFSMAGKPVEKLTNGTPAPGDYCPEKVRLDHTPAYTFGGKNDPKVENNTPAPGDYHPEKVRQDHNPAFSFAGRHDLHKPSDNPAPGAYCPEKVRQDHNPAFSMAGKHSQKVANDTPAPGDYSPEKVRLDHTPAYTFGGKNDPRVENNTPAPGDYHPEKVRQDHNPAFSFAGRHDLQKPSDTPAPGAYFPEKVRQDHNPAFTMAGKHDPKVSNDTPAPGDYSPEKVRLDYTPSFTFAGKNIPKIENDTPAPGDYHPEKVRQDHNPAFSFAGRHDLQKPSDTPAPGAYSPEKVRQDHNPAFSMAGKHIEKITNGTPAPGDYCPEKVRLDYTPSFTFGSKNDPRVENNTPAPGDYHPEKVRQDHVPAFSFAGRHDLQKPSETPAPGAYSPEKVRQDHNPAFTMAGKHDPKVTNETPAPGDYSPEKVRLDHNPAFSFAGRHDLQKPSETPAPGDYFPEKVRQDFNPAFTFAGKHDPRSLSESPAPGDYSPEKVRLDHAPAFSFGGKHDPKAEHLHPAPCDYAPEKVRLDHTPAYTIAGRPAADPVSQTPAPCDYHPEQCQVDSTPAFTFGMRLGRERFSDTPAPSAYEPEKHSLHFTPAYSFGTKSDIRVTTDAPAPGHYHPEQCRLDSSPAYSFGLKTVPTASLPEPRGAYIEDRIVQRRERRLASPVRNNAECTTTTTNNNNAGSSTTTTTNHTNNNAGSSSTTTTTTTTTTKTFINGVEQPELQKKETTKQVNGTHKELKSAPPAPLSNGNVVSNGNHSKMVSTTTRMQEVAHAQKESGNLKVVASGKSDASATKAAAVSHQTVVHADGAIVSSGQSSRMQTVKYAVEASSVQEKIISS; encoded by the exons ATGAACAAG GTCGAGTTAAAACACAAGAACAAGGATCAGGGACCCTGCGCCCGGGTGCGTAAGATTCGTCCAATCAACATGGGCGGCAACGTGGAGCAGCGTCCTTGGACTCCAACTGTCAGGATTGGCAGGATCGCCGCCGAGACCACCAATCCAGGTCCAGCCACCGTGCAGCTTCCAACCTTGATCG GCAGCAAAGTTCCGGACTCGAAGAAGAAGGCCGCTCCCTCGTACTCCTTCGGGCACAAGTTGGGCGGCAAGTACGACACCTCCGGACCGGGTCCGGCGCAGTACAATGTCACGGGTATGCGGGCCAAGGGACGTGACTATCCCCGTGCAGCCACGCTGCAGAGCAGGCCCAAGGAACTGACGCGCTTCTCGAATCCCGGACCAGGGGAATACGATGTGGTGCCGGCGGCCAAGGCGGTGATCGATGCCACGCCCAAGTACACCTTTGGCCAGCGGCCGGTGGCGTTGAAAACCTTTCAGATACCAG GTCCCAACCATTATCAAGTGGTGCCACTTGATGTCGTCAAGCGGCGTGCCCCACGATACTCCTTTCGCATTAAGGTTAACGTGTATTTGGTTAACAATCCAG CTCCGAATAGCTATTGCCCTGAAAGGGTCACGCAATCAAAAAAGAATGCGCCACGCTACACTTTCGGTAGACGAACTAAAATCGAACACGATCAGGGCACACCAG CTCCTGGCGCATATTGTCCGGAGAAGGTGAAGCTCAACAAGACGCCCGAGTTCAGTTTCGGCATCAAGCACCACGAACAGAGACCAGATTACACGCCAG CACCCGGAGCATACGAACCCGAGAAGTGCGTCCTGAGCAGGACGCCAGCCTTCAGCTTTGGCCACCGCGCCGAGCTCGCCAAGTCCAGTGACACGCCCGCGCCGGGCACCTACAATCCGGAGAAGGTGCGCATGGACCATACGCCCGCATTCACCCTATCCGGCCGTCCGGAAACGAGATCCGTCAGCGAGACTCCGGCGCCCGGTTCGTATGCCCCGGAAAAGTATCGCAACGATCGTACGCCGGCCTTCACCTTCGGCGGTAAGCACGAGCAGCGACTCGAGAGCTCCACTCCGGCACCGGGCGACTACTGTCCCGAAAAAGTGCGGCACGATCACAATCCCGCTTTCTCATTCTCCGGCCGCCACGATCTGCACAAGCCCAGTGACACGCCCGCTCCGGGCGCCTACTCTCCGGAGAAGGTGCGACAAGATCACACTCCTGCCTTCTCCATGGCCGGGAAGTACACTCAAAAGGTGTCCAGCGACAGTCCGGCACCTGGGGACTACTGTCCCGAGAAGGTCCGCCTGGACCACACTCCCGCCTACAGCTTTGGCGTGAAGAGTGATCCAAAGGTAGAGAATAGCACTCCGGCGCCGGGTGATTATCACCCCGAAAAGGTTAGGCAGGATCACAATCCCGCGTTCTCATTCGGCGGTCGTCCCGAGCTTCAGAAACCAGATTACACTCCCGCACCTGGAGCCTACTTCCCGGAGAAAGTAAGGCTGGACCACAATCCAGCTTTCTCCATGGCGGGCAAGCATGATTCTAAGATTAGCAGTGACACACCTGCTCCTGGTGACTATAGCCCCGAGAAAGTCAGGCAAGACACTAACCTAGCGTACTCCTTTGCTGGCCGTCATGATCTCCACAAGCCCAGCGAAACTCCCGCACCAGGTGCCTACTCGCCGGAGAAGGTGAGGCTGGATCACAATCCAGCTTTCACGATGGCTGGCAAGTACGATCAGAAGATCTTGAACGGCACTCCGGCGCCGGGAGACTACAGTCCCGAGAAGTGTAGATTGGACCACACACCCGCCTACAGTTTTGGGGGTAAGAATGATCCCAAAGTAGAAAACCACACCCCGGCTCCAGGGGATTACCATCCGGAGAAGGTGAGGCTGGACCACAATCCAGCGTTCTCCTTTGCCGGACGCCATGACCTTCATAAGCCCAGTGATACTCCTGCTCCAGGAGCCTACTCGCCCGAGAAGGTACGTCAAGATCATAACCCAGCATTTTCCATGGCTGGCAAGCCGGTTGAAAAGCTGACTAATGGTACACCAGCTCCCGGAGATTACTGCCCGGAGAAAGTGCGCTTAGACCATACTCCGGCCTACACTTTCGGTGGCAAAAACGATCCGAAAGTGGAGAACAATACTCCTGCTCCCGGGGACTATCACCCCGAAAAAGTCAGGCAAGATCATAACCCAGCGTTCTCCTTTGCTGGTCGCCATGATCTCCACAAGCCAAGTGATAATCCCGCCCCTGGTGCCTACTGTCCGGAGAAGGTCCGTCAGGATCACAATCCGGCCTTCTCAATGGCGGGTAAGCACAGTCAAAAGGTCGCCAACGACACTCCAGCTCCGGGCGATTACAGTCCGGAAAAGGTGCGTCTAGATCACACACCTGCCTATACCTTTGGGGGAAAGAATGATCCCAGAGTGGAGAACAACACCCCAGCTCCAGGTGATTATCATCCCGAGAAAGTCAGGCAAGATCATAACCCAGCATTCTCCTTCGCTGGCCGTCATGATCTCCAAAAACCTAGCGACACTCCTGCTCCTGGAGCCTATTTTCCTGAAAAAGTCAGACAGGATCATAATCCTGCCTTCACAATGGCTGGCAAGCATGATCCTAAGGTTTCCAATGATACTCCTGCCCCGGGCGACTACAGTCCCGAGAAGGTGCGTCTAGATTACACACCTTCCTTCACCTTTGCTGGtaaaaatattcccaaaatTGAGAACGATACCCCAGCTCCAGGTGACTATCATCCCGAGAAGGTTAGACAAGATCACAATCCTGCCTTTTCCTTTGCGGGTAGGCACGATCTTCAGAAGCCCAGTGACACTCCTGCTCCAGGAGCATACTCGCCGGAGAAGGTGAGGCAAGATCACAATCCCGCATTCTCCATGGCTGGTAAGCACATTGAGAAGATTACCAATGGCACGCCAGCTCCAGGTGACTACTGTCCCGAGAAGGTTCGTTTAGATTACACTCCCTCTTTCACATTTGGGAGCAAGAATGACCCTCGGGTGGAGAACAACACACCGGCGCCAGGAGATTACCATCCCGAAAAGGTTAGGCAAGATCATGTACCCGCATTTTCCTTCGCCGGCCGTCATGACCTCCAGAAGCCCAGTGAGACTCCTGCTCCCGGAGCTTACTCCCCCGAGAAAGTTAGGCAAGATCACAATCCCGCCTTTACAATGGCCGGCAAGCATGACCCAAAGGTGACCAATGAGACCCCGGCACCAGGTGACTACAGTCCCGAGAAGGTAAGGCTAGATCACAATCCCGCCTTCTCCTTCGCCGGTCGCCACGACCTGCAGAAGCCGAGTGAAACGCCCGCACCCGGAGACTACTTCCCGGAGAAGGTCAGGCAGGACTTCAACCCGGCGTTCACCTTCGCCGGCAAACACGATCCCAGATCGCTGAGTGAATCACCCGCTCCCGGCGACTACAGCCCTGAGAAGGTGCGACTGGACCATGCACCCGCTTTCAGCTTTGGCGGCAAGCACGACCCCAAGGCGGAGCACCTTCATCCCGCGCCATGCGACTACGCCCCCGAGAAAGTGCGTCTCGACCATACACCCGCCTACACCATTGCAGGTCGTCCAGCCGCCGATCCCGTGAGCCAGACGCCGGCTCCCTGCGACTACCATCCGGAGCAGTGCCAGGTGGACAGCACGCCAGCGTTCACCTTCGGCATGCGACTGGGAAGGGAACGTTTCTCCGATACGCCAG CACCCTCCGCTTACGAGCCGGAAAAGCACTCACTGCACTTCACACCCGCCTACAGCTTCGGCACCAAGTCGGATATCCGCGTGACCACCGATGCCCCAG CACCTGGTCACTATCATCCGGAGCAGTGCAGGCTGGACAGCTCGCCAGCCTACAGCTTTGGCCTGAAGACCGTGCCCACTGCTTCGCTTCCAG AACCCAGAGGCGCGTACATCGAAGATCGCATTGTGCAAAGACGCGAACGCCGTCTGGCCAGTCCTG TACGCAACAACGCGGAATGCACCACCACAActaccaacaacaacaacgctggtagcagcaccaccacaaccaccaaccacaccaacaacaatgctggcagcagcagcaccaccaccacaacaaccaccaccaccacaaagACCTTCATAAACGGAGTGGAGCAGCCGGAGCTGCAGAAGAAGGAGACCACCAAGCAGGTGAATGGCACCCACAAGGAGCTTAAGtccgcaccaccagcaccactgAGCAATGGCAATGTCGTTTCCAATGGCAACCACTCGAAGATGgtcagcaccaccaccaggaTGCAGGAAGTTGCCCACGCACAAAAGGAGAGTGGCAACCTGAAGGTGGTGGCCAGCGGTAAGTCGGATGCCAGTGCCACCAAGGCGGCGGCCGTGAGCCACCAGACTGTGGTGCATGCGGATGGCGCCATCGTGAGCAGTGGCCAATCCTCCAGGATGCAGACGGTCAAGTACGCTGTGGAGGCGAGCAGCGTGCAGGAGAAGATTATCAG CTCCTAA
- the LOC6527684 gene encoding uncharacterized protein LOC6527684 isoform X15 — protein sequence MNKVELKHKNKDQGPCARVRKIRPINMGGNVEQRPWTPTVRIGRIAAETTNPGPATVQLPTLIGSKVPDSKKKAAPSYSFGHKLGGKYDTSGPGPAQYNVTGMRAKGRDYPRAATLQSRPKELTRFSNPGPGEYDVVPAAKAVIDATPKYTFGQRPVALKTFQIPGPNHYQVVPLDVVKRRAPRYSFRIKVNVYLVNNPAPNSYCPERVTQSKKNAPRYTFGRRTKIEHDQGTPAPGAYCPEKVKLNKTPEFSFGIKHHEQRPDYTPAPGTYKPEQVVLEHMPAYSFGLKTKHVHVSDTPAPGAYSPEKSRLHSTPAYSIAGKASHDVVDCTPAPGAYEPEKCVLSRTPAFSFGHRAELAKSSDTPAPGTYNPEKVRMDHTPAFTLSGRPETRSVSETPAPGSYAPEKYRNDRTPAFTFGGKHEQRLESSTPAPGDYCPEKVRHDHNPAFSFSGRHDLHKPSDTPAPGAYSPEKVRQDHTPAFSMAGKYTQKVSSDSPAPGDYCPEKVRLDHTPAYSFGVKSDPKVENSTPAPGDYHPEKVRQDHNPAFSFGGRPELQKPDYTPAPGAYFPEKVRLDHNPAFSMAGKHDSKISSDTPAPGDYSPEKVRQDTNLAYSFAGRHDLHKPSETPAPGAYSPEKVRLDHNPAFTMAGKYDQKILNGTPAPGDYSPEKCRLDHTPAYSFGGKNDPKVENHTPAPGDYHPEKVRLDHNPAFSFAGRHDLHKPSDTPAPGAYSPEKVRQDHNPAFSMAGKPVEKLTNGTPAPGDYCPEKVRLDHTPAYTFGGKNDPKVENNTPAPGDYHPEKVRQDHNPAFSFAGRHDLHKPSDNPAPGAYCPEKVRQDHNPAFSMAGKHSQKVANDTPAPGDYSPEKVRLDHTPAYTFGGKNDPRVENNTPAPGDYHPEKVRQDHNPAFSFAGRHDLQKPSDTPAPGAYFPEKVRQDHNPAFTMAGKHDPKVSNDTPAPGDYSPEKVRLDYTPSFTFAGKNIPKIENDTPAPGDYHPEKVRQDHNPAFSFAGRHDLQKPSDTPAPGAYSPEKVRQDHNPAFSMAGKHIEKITNGTPAPGDYCPEKVRLDYTPSFTFGSKNDPRVENNTPAPGDYHPEKVRQDHVPAFSFAGRHDLQKPSETPAPGAYSPEKVRQDHNPAFTMAGKHDPKVTNETPAPGDYSPEKVRLDHNPAFSFAGRHDLQKPSETPAPGDYFPEKVRQDFNPAFTFAGKHDPRSLSESPAPGDYSPEKVRLDHAPAFSFGGKHDPKAEHLHPAPCDYAPEKVRLDHTPAYTIAGRPAADPVSQTPAPCDYHPEQCQVDSTPAFTFGMRLGRERFSDTPAPNVYKIPTVMGSSKEGKIRSAPAYTITGREKPPLIPVMIFPGPGYYDGEYTVVKPKPPVYSMRGKYKMGSEDAKPGPGAHCPEKYWEKRSPPAISFGILHSPYIKKPLPVTVPQRCVRSLLENRADKPYDNI from the exons ATGAACAAG GTCGAGTTAAAACACAAGAACAAGGATCAGGGACCCTGCGCCCGGGTGCGTAAGATTCGTCCAATCAACATGGGCGGCAACGTGGAGCAGCGTCCTTGGACTCCAACTGTCAGGATTGGCAGGATCGCCGCCGAGACCACCAATCCAGGTCCAGCCACCGTGCAGCTTCCAACCTTGATCG GCAGCAAAGTTCCGGACTCGAAGAAGAAGGCCGCTCCCTCGTACTCCTTCGGGCACAAGTTGGGCGGCAAGTACGACACCTCCGGACCGGGTCCGGCGCAGTACAATGTCACGGGTATGCGGGCCAAGGGACGTGACTATCCCCGTGCAGCCACGCTGCAGAGCAGGCCCAAGGAACTGACGCGCTTCTCGAATCCCGGACCAGGGGAATACGATGTGGTGCCGGCGGCCAAGGCGGTGATCGATGCCACGCCCAAGTACACCTTTGGCCAGCGGCCGGTGGCGTTGAAAACCTTTCAGATACCAG GTCCCAACCATTATCAAGTGGTGCCACTTGATGTCGTCAAGCGGCGTGCCCCACGATACTCCTTTCGCATTAAGGTTAACGTGTATTTGGTTAACAATCCAG CTCCGAATAGCTATTGCCCTGAAAGGGTCACGCAATCAAAAAAGAATGCGCCACGCTACACTTTCGGTAGACGAACTAAAATCGAACACGATCAGGGCACACCAG CTCCTGGCGCATATTGTCCGGAGAAGGTGAAGCTCAACAAGACGCCCGAGTTCAGTTTCGGCATCAAGCACCACGAACAGAGACCAGATTACACGCCAG CGCCTGGCACCTACAAGCCCGAGCAGGTGGTCCTTGAACACATGCCCGCCTACAGCTTCGGCTTGAAAACCAAGCACGTCCATGTCAGCGACACTCCAG CACCCGGTGCCTACAGCCCCGAAAAGTCCCGGCTGCACTCCACACCCGCGTATTCAATCGCCGGAAAGGCCTCCCACGACGTGGTCGATTGCACACCAG CACCCGGAGCATACGAACCCGAGAAGTGCGTCCTGAGCAGGACGCCAGCCTTCAGCTTTGGCCACCGCGCCGAGCTCGCCAAGTCCAGTGACACGCCCGCGCCGGGCACCTACAATCCGGAGAAGGTGCGCATGGACCATACGCCCGCATTCACCCTATCCGGCCGTCCGGAAACGAGATCCGTCAGCGAGACTCCGGCGCCCGGTTCGTATGCCCCGGAAAAGTATCGCAACGATCGTACGCCGGCCTTCACCTTCGGCGGTAAGCACGAGCAGCGACTCGAGAGCTCCACTCCGGCACCGGGCGACTACTGTCCCGAAAAAGTGCGGCACGATCACAATCCCGCTTTCTCATTCTCCGGCCGCCACGATCTGCACAAGCCCAGTGACACGCCCGCTCCGGGCGCCTACTCTCCGGAGAAGGTGCGACAAGATCACACTCCTGCCTTCTCCATGGCCGGGAAGTACACTCAAAAGGTGTCCAGCGACAGTCCGGCACCTGGGGACTACTGTCCCGAGAAGGTCCGCCTGGACCACACTCCCGCCTACAGCTTTGGCGTGAAGAGTGATCCAAAGGTAGAGAATAGCACTCCGGCGCCGGGTGATTATCACCCCGAAAAGGTTAGGCAGGATCACAATCCCGCGTTCTCATTCGGCGGTCGTCCCGAGCTTCAGAAACCAGATTACACTCCCGCACCTGGAGCCTACTTCCCGGAGAAAGTAAGGCTGGACCACAATCCAGCTTTCTCCATGGCGGGCAAGCATGATTCTAAGATTAGCAGTGACACACCTGCTCCTGGTGACTATAGCCCCGAGAAAGTCAGGCAAGACACTAACCTAGCGTACTCCTTTGCTGGCCGTCATGATCTCCACAAGCCCAGCGAAACTCCCGCACCAGGTGCCTACTCGCCGGAGAAGGTGAGGCTGGATCACAATCCAGCTTTCACGATGGCTGGCAAGTACGATCAGAAGATCTTGAACGGCACTCCGGCGCCGGGAGACTACAGTCCCGAGAAGTGTAGATTGGACCACACACCCGCCTACAGTTTTGGGGGTAAGAATGATCCCAAAGTAGAAAACCACACCCCGGCTCCAGGGGATTACCATCCGGAGAAGGTGAGGCTGGACCACAATCCAGCGTTCTCCTTTGCCGGACGCCATGACCTTCATAAGCCCAGTGATACTCCTGCTCCAGGAGCCTACTCGCCCGAGAAGGTACGTCAAGATCATAACCCAGCATTTTCCATGGCTGGCAAGCCGGTTGAAAAGCTGACTAATGGTACACCAGCTCCCGGAGATTACTGCCCGGAGAAAGTGCGCTTAGACCATACTCCGGCCTACACTTTCGGTGGCAAAAACGATCCGAAAGTGGAGAACAATACTCCTGCTCCCGGGGACTATCACCCCGAAAAAGTCAGGCAAGATCATAACCCAGCGTTCTCCTTTGCTGGTCGCCATGATCTCCACAAGCCAAGTGATAATCCCGCCCCTGGTGCCTACTGTCCGGAGAAGGTCCGTCAGGATCACAATCCGGCCTTCTCAATGGCGGGTAAGCACAGTCAAAAGGTCGCCAACGACACTCCAGCTCCGGGCGATTACAGTCCGGAAAAGGTGCGTCTAGATCACACACCTGCCTATACCTTTGGGGGAAAGAATGATCCCAGAGTGGAGAACAACACCCCAGCTCCAGGTGATTATCATCCCGAGAAAGTCAGGCAAGATCATAACCCAGCATTCTCCTTCGCTGGCCGTCATGATCTCCAAAAACCTAGCGACACTCCTGCTCCTGGAGCCTATTTTCCTGAAAAAGTCAGACAGGATCATAATCCTGCCTTCACAATGGCTGGCAAGCATGATCCTAAGGTTTCCAATGATACTCCTGCCCCGGGCGACTACAGTCCCGAGAAGGTGCGTCTAGATTACACACCTTCCTTCACCTTTGCTGGtaaaaatattcccaaaatTGAGAACGATACCCCAGCTCCAGGTGACTATCATCCCGAGAAGGTTAGACAAGATCACAATCCTGCCTTTTCCTTTGCGGGTAGGCACGATCTTCAGAAGCCCAGTGACACTCCTGCTCCAGGAGCATACTCGCCGGAGAAGGTGAGGCAAGATCACAATCCCGCATTCTCCATGGCTGGTAAGCACATTGAGAAGATTACCAATGGCACGCCAGCTCCAGGTGACTACTGTCCCGAGAAGGTTCGTTTAGATTACACTCCCTCTTTCACATTTGGGAGCAAGAATGACCCTCGGGTGGAGAACAACACACCGGCGCCAGGAGATTACCATCCCGAAAAGGTTAGGCAAGATCATGTACCCGCATTTTCCTTCGCCGGCCGTCATGACCTCCAGAAGCCCAGTGAGACTCCTGCTCCCGGAGCTTACTCCCCCGAGAAAGTTAGGCAAGATCACAATCCCGCCTTTACAATGGCCGGCAAGCATGACCCAAAGGTGACCAATGAGACCCCGGCACCAGGTGACTACAGTCCCGAGAAGGTAAGGCTAGATCACAATCCCGCCTTCTCCTTCGCCGGTCGCCACGACCTGCAGAAGCCGAGTGAAACGCCCGCACCCGGAGACTACTTCCCGGAGAAGGTCAGGCAGGACTTCAACCCGGCGTTCACCTTCGCCGGCAAACACGATCCCAGATCGCTGAGTGAATCACCCGCTCCCGGCGACTACAGCCCTGAGAAGGTGCGACTGGACCATGCACCCGCTTTCAGCTTTGGCGGCAAGCACGACCCCAAGGCGGAGCACCTTCATCCCGCGCCATGCGACTACGCCCCCGAGAAAGTGCGTCTCGACCATACACCCGCCTACACCATTGCAGGTCGTCCAGCCGCCGATCCCGTGAGCCAGACGCCGGCTCCCTGCGACTACCATCCGGAGCAGTGCCAGGTGGACAGCACGCCAGCGTTCACCTTCGGCATGCGACTGGGAAGGGAACGTTTCTCCGATACGCCAG CTCCTAATGTCTACAAAATACCCACCGTCATGGGCAGCAGCAAGGAGGGCAAGATTCGCTCGGCTCCGGCCTACACGATTACGGGTCGCGAGAAGCCTCCGCTGATTCCGGTCATGATCTTCCCCGGACCCGGTTACTACGACGGCGAGTACACGGTGGTGAAGCCGAAGCCACCAGTGTACTCCATGCGCGGCAAGTACAAGATGGGCAGCGAGGACGCCAAGCCCGGACCCGGAGCACACTGTCCGGAGAAG TACTGGGAGAAACGTTCGCCTCCCGCCATATCCTTTGGCATCCTGCACTCCCCGTACATCAAGAAACCATTGCCCGTCACAGTTCCGCAGCGCTGTGTTCGCTCTTTGCTGGAGAATCGGGCGGACAAGCCCTACGACAATATTTGA